In one Thunnus maccoyii chromosome 12, fThuMac1.1, whole genome shotgun sequence genomic region, the following are encoded:
- the LOC121908988 gene encoding proenkephalin-A-like codes for MAAYAHSSCVWMLLLGTCVSLVVGTDCGKECALCVYRLLGQQSGFSSLTCSLECDGGLDSQKLRLCRDILLEEENHIPLNENPRQQQEQEAASTITADNEDATSPEHQLAKKYGGFMKRYGGFMSRRSSSPEGALEDAGNQDEEENVRLEILKILNAAAEHSSEGGEAVKRYGGFMRRAEGGVAQGDLLEAVLGRGLKKRYGGFMRRVGRPEWLVDSSKSGGVLKRAWENGSELQKRYGGFMD; via the exons ATGGCTGCCTACGCACACAGCAGCTGCGTGTGGATGCTGCTTCTGGGCACCTGTGTGTCGCTGGTGGTTGGAACGGACTGCGGGAAGGaatgtgcactgtgtgtgtacCGTCTGCTGGGACAGCAGTCTGGTTTCTCCTCCTTG ACATGCTCACTTGAGTGTGATGGTGGGTTGGACAGTCAGAAGCTCCGCCTCTGCCGGGACATCCTATTGGAAGAGGAAAACCACATTCCTCTCAATGAGAACCCCCGTCAACAGCAAGAACAGGAAGCAGCAAGCACCATTACGGCTGACAATGAGGATGCAACATCACCAGAACACCAGCTGGCCAAGAAGTATGGCGGCTTCATGAAGCGTTATGGTGGTTTCATGTCTCGTCGTTCCTCCTCCCCAGAGGGGGCACTAGAGGATGCTGGAAACCAAGACGAGGAAGAAAATGTCCGCCTGGAGATCCTAAAGATCCTCAATGCAGCGGCTGAGCACAGCAGTGAGGGGGGTGAGGCAGTGAAGAGGTACGGAGGCTTCATGCGTCGGGCTGAAGGAGGGGTGGCCCAGGGTGACCTGCTGGAGGCTGTGTTAGGCCGTGGGCTGAAGAAACGCTACGGAGGGTTCATGAGGCGCGTGGGCAGGCCTGAGTGGCTGGTGGACAGCAGCAAGAGTGGGGGGGTGTTGAAACGTGCATGGGAGAACGGCAGCGAGCTACAGAAGAGGTACGGGGGGTTCATGGACTAG